A genomic region of Amphiura filiformis chromosome 6, Afil_fr2py, whole genome shotgun sequence contains the following coding sequences:
- the LOC140154567 gene encoding uncharacterized protein, whose protein sequence is MLVSERLITARLRTQIGTATIMQVYAPTTSYPDEDIEDFYDQLQLEINKTPSQDILIIMGDFNAKVGIDWEPWNGVIGKFGIGEANDRGEKLLSFCSSNSLCITNTLFKESKPSRQWTWESPDGSTRNKIDLILIRQKWKTSVTSSRSFPSADIGSDHQLVLANIKLKLRSRGKQCKIKKFDVSKLYLQQTYSDYQVTIGGKFNPLIELPDTDIETEELWQNIKSGFNETADKVLGAKKPQRQKPWLTAEVLKLTEERSKVKQERFKDNLKKPRYNFLNREIKRKCKECKEVWLQNLCKDVEHANYFARSSNLESRRKLKRSSQNLRQDLEQAGVQWTNCFPYDNWLKNARR, encoded by the coding sequence ATGCTGGTTTCAGAAAGGCTAATTACAGCAAGGCTTCGCACTCAAATAGGAACAGCTACCATTATGCAGGTGTATGCACCTACAACGTCATACCCAGACGAAGATATTGAAGACTTTTATGACCAACTGcaattggaaataaataaaacaccttCCCAAGACATCCTTATCATCATGGGTGATTTCAACGCGAAAGTTGGTATCGACTGGGAACCATGGAATGGCGTTATTGGGAAGTTTGGTATTGGAGAAGCAAACGACAGAGGTGAAAAGCTGCTAAGCTTTTGTTCATCGAATAGCCTGTGTATCACAAACACTCTCTTCAAAGAATCCAAACCAAGTCGCCAGTGGACCTGGGAATCCCCAGATGGTTCCACAAGGAACAAGATCGATTTGATCCTAATACGACAAAAATGGAAAACGAGCGTGACTTCCTCGCGCAGCTTTCCCAGCGCAGACATCGGATCTGACCACCAACTTGTTTTAGCCAACATTAAACTGAAACTTAGATCCAGAGGGAAACAATGCAAgatcaagaaatttgatgtaagcAAACTGTACCTACAGCAGACTTACAGTGACTACCAAGTAACAATTGGCGGAAAATTTAACCCACTAATTGAACTACCCGACACAGACATAGAGACGGAAGAGCTATGGCAGAATATTAAGTCAGGCTTTAATGAAACAGCTGACAAGGTCCTAGGAGCAAAGAAACCTCAGAGACAAAAACCTTGGTTAACTGCCGAAGTTCTTAAGCTGACGGAAGAAAGAAGTAAGGTAAAGCAGGAAAGATTCAAAGACAACTTAAAAAAGCCAAGGTACAACTTTCTCAACAGAGAAATAAAACGGAAGTGTAAAGAGTGCAAAGAAGTATGGCTTCAAAATCTGTGCAAAGATGTGGAGCATGCAAATTATTTTGCTCGATCATCCAATCTAGAATCCAGAAGAAAACTGAAGAGATCCTCTCAGAATCTCAGGCAGGATTTAGAGCAGGCAGGAGTACAGTGGACCAATTGTTTTCCCTACGACAACTGGCTGAAAAATGCACGGAGATAG